TGATGTGAATAAGACTATTACCTTGTGTGAACAACATGTAGGTGTAGTCTCTATTCCGCTCTTGACTTACTCCACAACCCAATATTTTGCGAACGTTTTCCATTTGATTATGTTTGGCCAAAAACCCTATTAGAAACGCAATCGCAAGAACGATCACGAGATTGAATGCTTGTGTTACATGGTAGTAGTGATTTTTAGCGAGAGCAGCGCACTTATATGCGTATGTATTTGACCTGAATGAGAAACGAAAATTACTGGCTTTTTAAATATCACTTTATGATATTTCAGTGATAGCCTTCGATGCATCACCATGAAACTTTTTGATTtcgctgcagttttttttttttcgttatgcACATTCTGTTTAAGGCAATTTACTTGTGGTCTGTTTTACACTCTGCACTCTTTTCCAAATGACTAATgctaaaaaaatgcaaaaagtaGATAACTAGAATCCACATAGCCATGCGCATTTTACGAGAAGACTACAGTAATCATCAGAACATGAAGTCTTCGAATCAGATCAAATGGCTGGAGGATCTCcagtatttctttctttggttTTCTTAAATATGCATTTGTGCATGTGTATTTTCAAGTGGCTACGGTCATTTTGTTAACTTCTCAACCGTCAGATGTCCTTGCTACTTGTTCTTGCTTTTTGTTTGTAGTAATTCTAATTTAGACCTTAACTTGAGGGTGTTTGCAGTTCGCTGTGTTTGCCAAATCCCTTTTTTGCCCTTTAGCTAGGGACCTGCTTATTTTAACTGTTTACAACTAATgcttcttccattttcttttgatattgcttgatttcttcgaaactgaaaaaagatgcTCCCTTAGAATACAATTCGTCCTCATTGTGCCCTATTTCAGATTTCTCAATAGATATGGATTTATATATGGCGAAGGCTCCATCACAATTAGGAATTCTTTGTCAACATTGTTTGACGACAGATTTCCCGTGTCCTAAGACACATCAGGTATTGTTTATATAGGTATATCTGGTTAATCCTCTTTCAAACAATTGACAAATACAAGTCGCCTGCGTATCGCAAAAAGAAGATTTAGCAAATGAATGGTCATATCTAGCATATCGTCCAATAAGTTAGCGAACAATAAATATATCATAAGTGCACAGTTAACACTATCGAATATGATTTATACTACgtgtttttctaaataatgttactatgtgtttatttatattttcttcttactaCTAACGTAGTAACTACACCAGCGTGCTTTCTCAGACATAGTTTCTTGTTCTAATTACGGCGACATGTTTTCTTAGACACTAGCTAAGGGATTCTTTATGATTCTCTTTGGAATGGTACctcacttttccttttcctcttatttGTGCCCTTGCGAACAAGTTTATATTCAGTATAATTTCCATTGTAATTTGCAAGCTGCGGTCTTTATGTACTTGCTGTAGTATCTAATGACTATTTCAAATATCGTTTCAAATTGTCATTCGCTTGCACGTCCTTGAGGTGCTTCGCGGGCAAATACCTAGTACAATGACGGCCAGGTGTGCTGTGTGTCGTGCTGATTTCTCTTGTTGTGCTATTCCAGATCGAAAGAGTCGAAATCGCCTGTGGTTTATGCCATCCATAATAGGTGCAttagtttttccttctttctgaaATAGCTGTTCTATTGCGTCATTGAGTTGTTCACCCGCTCAGAGCACATTCTGTTCTCAACAATTCTCTACTTATCAGATGTGAATTTGTGAATACAGATACAAAGGATAAAACTGTCTGAAGATTGCTGGTTTAAGAAATAATTATAAGAGTTACCTTCTACTTGTCTTTgacaaaattcttcttccCATTAGTagcaatttttccaaataatgtttccaaaaatgTTACCGTATATTCTGCTTCGTGCACTGCTGTCGCTGCTCTAGATAAATGACAGATAGAGTGCACCAACGAGGAGGAACGAAAATCATGCAAAAAACGGTGAGAATGTTTGTTGAGTTAAAGAGATGAAGTGCTTTCTCTACATATTATGTACTTTGGAACTGAGCTGAATTACTTTGAAGCTTAGTAGTGGATCCCTTTCGATCAGCTATTCACTAGTCTTATTTCAGGAACATGTATCACCGTCTTTACCATCTTTGTATTCACTTGCTGCCTCAGATCTATCTGGAAATGAGCCGCTTTGTCGGATTTGCCATTGTTGCTGGCCATCCGATGCGTCTGATCCGTTGATATCACCCTGTAGATGTTCTGGATCTCTGCAGTATGTCCACATCTCTTGTTTAATGGTGATTCTTAAAGCTCTCATTTTAcattttcgcttttcttcATTACTTGCAAATTGGGCATCACATCAATAACAAGTTTTATTTGAGGAATTCCTTTCGCCCTTCACTTTTGACGACAACAGCCACATGGTTACTCTGCATCTCTATtgaaggtagcataccacgaatgtgACGTGGTGGGGGAATCcgcaggaaaagctagagatgggttgtagattgcgggactCGGGGTGGTTCTTCTCATCACGCCGTAATCGTCAATTGTGtgttccacgccgttttttacggcgatttcACTTGCAACACGCTTCGTGCACGTGGCGCGTCCAATTgagagcggtcgaagatcagtgattcaattgaaaccaatgaataagctaCTGAGGGGATCGGAGGATCGGAGTGTGTACATAGAGCGACGTTCCTACGTACCACGTAAGAACTAAATCGGTTCCCACATCATCTTTTACGACGACTAGGAAAGGAGTAAAGCAatccggatcccgcaatctacaacaccATCCCTAGCTTTTCCCGCTGGCTTCCTCATCTCGTCattttcgtggtatgttgACTTTAAGAAAGGGCCAGACGAATGCTTGCTAACCTTTGAATTTCTACATATTCCGTTTTTGTCACCAATGTACATACGCCAAAATCCAACGAGCGTGGGCTCCAAGAACGATTTTCCGCTAGTGCGCTATAATGAGGACATCAAAAATCACATGtgagataggaaaaaaagaagccagCTTTCTGCAGAGACAGCGAGCGACGATGAATTCCCATCCAAAATGAAAAGACCAACGaacattccaaaaaattcagaaagaaacagtgtaataaaaacaataaagaaagGTACGATGAATAGTTTTTGATAATTCTGCaactttttgaatatttcgaaCTATGTTAAAGAGAAGTTGTGATCTCGAGCCACACCTACGCATATTCAATCTCATCAGCATTGAATAGGTTGTGACAACATTGTATTAAGTGTTCGTTTCAGCACTGGTTAGATATATCATCGCGGAAGTTGCACAGACCAGCAGTGTGCGAACTGTGCCTTTACAAGTATAGGAGAAGACGCGTACTCAAGGTAAGATCAACTACTAAGCTCCGCCAGAGTTTTTGGCTCTCTATTAGCAGAATTTGTGAGTGCACATGAACTGTTATTCTTTTCACGATGTATTGTTCCTTTTGTTGAACAGCTTATCCTTTCTCATACAATGTCATTCGACAGCAACTGAATTAAAGTGTTGTATGGCTATCTTTAGGTTTCTTTAAAAGATGATTTAACATAAATGCAGAAGGCTTTGCATAAGCGAAGTGAACTAAATTCAGACAAAAACGAAGGAACTACAAGTCGATAAAACTCATAACCTCCGAATATAACAGGCGCTTTTGATTCACTATAGCGTGAGCACTGAGGCAGCAAGAAACCCATGCAAAGTCTATGAGGAATGGTTTATCACAACTAGAACCGCTCAAAATCGGTACTCAAAGTCCACAGTCAACAACGTTGGATTTGAAGACGCTCCAGGAAGTGGAATACCCGAAATTTGTACGGTGAAGCGTTGAAACAACTCCTTTACGATGATCCAGAACAATCTGGCGCATCAATTGCTAATTAATTATGAGATGCTATattgtttttcattgaaaataaaaaattcattcaagTCGAATGATGATGATATATcgcacaaaaaagtgaaagaactTATTCATCAACCTAATATGATGAAGTTAATCCCAAATGATTTGTTTCTTCATATCCTTCAATAAAATTATCTACTTATCTCGAATGTCAAACTGATATTTGGAGTCATCCTATAAAACAACGAATATgcacttcttttgttttcagtaTCGTGAAATCAAACTTCCTAACTGCTCTGATCGTGACGTGCGATATTACACGCTTTTCGTTTGTGCTCTAGCAATGATGATTCTTTCTGCCCTTGCTACAATAGTGTGCTTCCAGCTTGAGAAATCTTACTCATCACATTCCAATAAGTAAGTTTGTGGGCATTTCAGAACTTTGTGATAATCCACTATTTTCAATTGAATTGAACAATCGTTTGGAGTTTTTTGATTGAGTCTAATCCTTTTCGATTTTGTGTTTTAGTCCTTTTATTGTATTGTTGCTTTTGTTTAGAACATCCCCCGCGACGTTTAGCGCATCTGAGACGAATAGTCCAGATCTCTCTTCTCCTGCTGATCTGTTGCATCGTGAGGACATAGAAAATCTGCTCAGCACCGTGACCCTCATTGCcgccattttatttttcttcagcttTTTCATCGCTATGTATGCTCATGTAAAGGTGAGTACTTTATGTTGCTACATATTTGTGATGTTAATTAAAGGTATAGTAGATTGTATAAATACTTCATGCAGAAAGGTTGACGATTGGGTTGTGGCGTCAAGTATTGCACCCCGTCATTCTATGCAATGACCTTCCTCAAAGCtgtaaaaaaactgaaaatacaTCTCAGATTCATGTTTTTGTCATACTTCTGTGATGCCCAAATCCTCTAGAGATAGCACTTAAAAGTTCTTAAAGGCGGTATGCAAAATCTCAAATTGCATCCTGTTCCTGTCTGATTACTGCATTCCCCAAGTACTAAGCATTCAACGGTCTTTCAACACTTTCCGGTCGTTCGATCAATTCTACGTAGTCTTTGAGGGCCGTCGGCTGATCGCAAGATTTACGATCTTTGCTGAAGAGGTCATCAATGAAAATGGTCGTCTTGCACTTTCCATTCGCATGTCCTTTGTAATGTACTAGCAACAGCCAAAATCTGTATGTATTTGACTCTCCTTATAATCCACAGACCATGGTTTTAGTCAAGCATCTCCGTAGTTGAGGAAGCACTATATTACTTCATTATGCAAATGCTTAATTTTTGTTCCTGTGAAAAGGGTACTGTCCTAAGATATTATTCTGACGATTGCctttgtgagaagaaaagaatagaagtaATTTCGATAATTTTGGTACTGACATTCTTCACTCACTGACAAATGCTGTCA
This is a stretch of genomic DNA from Necator americanus strain Aroian chromosome II, whole genome shotgun sequence. It encodes these proteins:
- a CDS encoding hypothetical protein (NECATOR_CHRII.G8836.T2), producing MDTSSNDSVLMRAGVICSKTGENLGTIEEELTQWIQHHRNIALKSTKANKTPKKSATFHNIVDLKEARAHHPHQSNSDQQIKNLATPRRKRSLFHEMGERIRLLSSGSFVTALPSSPHHISKTQSMNSFCETTNNANATSPPRRPLKKTRPCVCQGSLLSLRNNEDFSIDMDLYMAKAPSQLGILCQHCLTTDFPCPKTHQEHVSPSLPSLYSLAASDLSGNEPLCRICHCCWPSDASDPLISPCRCSGSLQYVHISCLMHWLDISSRKLHRPAVCELCLYKYRRRRVLKYREIKLPNCSDRDVRYYTLFVCALAMMILSALATIVCFQLEKSYSSHSNKTSPATFSASETNSPDLSSPADLLHREDIENLLSTVTLIAAILFFFSFFIAMYAHVKSGISFCGYVSLCWSSNLEWTIEEYKQSRDSQYLSKLEELRRKINEKQKKALEEVEPLRSSVVVIE